The sequence aaaaaaatacatataaaaagaTTGGGACATCATAATTTACCTTCCTAATTACTCAttctatttcattttaattgacgttttaaaattttagttctattttatataaatgacGCTTTCATATTTCTATGTAAAACTTTAATGTTGTTTAGTGTTTTAACTAattatattctactaggttaaaatctgcgccttgcgcggaatgaacattgtatatatatatatatatatatatatattggataatTAAAAATTCAACAACTATGACATATAATTAAACTGGTGtgaatatgtaaataaattttattaataaaaaaaatattgttttttaattttatatcgcatatagttaaatttaaataatatgcacatatatatatagagtatatttttatattgatatgtgttctaCTCATTTGGGCTTTTTGAtgatttgtatctttttatatcaaaaaactttaaatcactgataacaaaaatttcattttgtgatgtttaaaaatttagtaatttataatttttaacaacattcaatgaaaaatttaaaatttaaatattaagttatcagtatttgttcaaaacttttatcaaaaaaatgttcaaagcaATATAAAATTGTCCAAagcaaatttaaaaattgattaaaatttctatggtatatagtttatatatatatatatatatatatatatatatatcttttaatcttaatattaATAGATGAGACTtcttaattatatgattttgtaatcatttgtatcatgtcataaaaaaaaaattaaactatggatcataaaaaattcaatgtgagacatttaatatatatatatatatatataacatatactgatttaaagttaaacaaaaaatgatagagGGGTATACTAATttgtatcaaatctttattattcaaaatcattaattgtgatatattgaaaacaaaaatcattaatctttattattcaaaatcatttaaTGAAAGAAttgaaaacattaataattaatttatagctagcttaataaaaagcttattacatatttatatagaccaacatatttctctaatgattataagaatcattgtggtgatgacacatggctacctcaaatgttgtaatattcatcttttaatatataggtgTGCAAACAATTTAAACACCAACTAATATGAAACAATGGAAATATTAACATATGAAAGAACTCCGAGTCGATCCGGGGCAATCGCATCTATTGCCCCTTTAGAGTCGGCACTCGACATGGGCAcaacttatttttatattgatgGCTAGAGAAACCTAACTCTCCcgtaaaaagaaatatttaaccGAGTTGTGTTATTTTAGTTGTTTCCGGAGTtggtttttctaaattttcataattattatctttaaaccattttaaaaaatggattacataaattaaatggGTCATTCTTTCAAAGAGgctattttttaagtttttgtcacaaaattaCCCTAAGAAAGataatgactaaaatatattttattaaaagagtaaaagacttttataccccagataaataaattaaaaaacaaaaataattttttttattgtttcgaattatatttttcaaattcgaactttttataattttttttttcaattttctctttgaaattggaaaattctttttaaaactatttttttcaaatttttgttttaaacttttaatatttattttgtatttttacaattttgaaATCCACCCAAAAACTACATCCCttgactctaaaccctaaaatttatattagttaattatatttgtttttaataaaatattttggtcattttgatagTTAGGGATTATATTtgtgagaaattttttttttatgaatatctAAGGGTATTTCTCAAATTAAATTCCATCATtgcttttcttttggttttttttttcttttttgtaccTCAGTCGATCCATTATTATCATCTCTTAAACCGCCTACTACGATAAAAAAGCAGACGTTGGGTCAATAGCGTTTTGGCCGGGAAACACGATAAACTACAGGGGTAAAAAAGACATTTCGATTCGCGTACGTACGTACGCAGGGATAAGAGAGATACAACTCAACCACTCTGTTTATTTATAAGccaagagatagagagagagagagataagggAACCAGAGGAGAGACAGAGCTTTGTAAATCCTCAAGCCAAAGAAGAACACGAACATTATGTTGCCGTCAAGAAAAACCAAGAGAGATTTCTACTCCGCCGGTGCCGGAGACTGCATCTTTGCGCCGGTACGGAAACGACGGCGatgtgtttcttcttctcccatTTCTTCGGCGCCGGAAACTAAAGCAGGATCCGATTTGCTAGACTCGATCCCCGAAGATCTTGTTGTTTCTATCCTTCGTAGACTTGCTTCCACATCTCGAAGCCCCGCTGATTTCATCAACGTTTTGATGACGTAAGCTTCCCGGTTAATCGTCAATATCTTCAATTCGTACAGAGCGCTTATGTCTAAGTCATAATTAATTGGTTTGTGTAACAGATGTAAGAGATTAAACAGTTTAGCTACGTGTCCTCTTGTTCTGTCGAGATTGTCTCGAAAAGCGTTCGCCGTAAAAGCTCAAAATTGGTCGGAAGCAGCTCACCGGTTTCTTAAACGCTGCGTCGACGCCGGAAATCTCGAAGCTTGCTACACTCTCGGAATGGTTAGTCGGTTTCCTAATTAATTccttaaatattttctcttttgttaGTTGGAAACTAAATCACTTATTTTCCTaattaattcttaaatattctCTTTTGATAGTTGGAAACCAAATCACTTATTTTCctaatttgtttttcaaaatatacatttttgttaGTTGGGAATTGAAAAACACTTAATTTCCTAATTAACTTCTTAaatatttctctttttattttgttatttcaacattaaatatttttttttcctaagtTGAACATTAAATAACTTAATTTCctaattaattaactaaatattttcaatttttttttaattttctgttttgttttgtttaacgttatgtctattttttttggtcgaattttaacgttatgtctttttttttttttgtaactggttTAACGTTATGTCTTGTTTGTGCAGATTCGGTTTTACTGTCTGCAAAACAGAAGAAACGGCGCGTCGCTGATGGCAAAAGCAGCGATCAGATCACACGCGCCGTCGTTATACTCTTTAGCCGTGATCCAGTTCAACGGGAGCGGCGGTTCCAAGAACGACAAGGATCTTCGAGCCGGAGTAGCTCTATGTGCGCGTGCGGCTTTCTTAGGACACGTTGACGCGCTACGTGAGCTTGGTCACTGTCTCCAAGATGGTTACGGTGTTCCACAGAATGTCTCAGAAGGCCGGAGATTCCTCGTTCAAGCCAACGCTCGTGAACTCGCCGCCGTTTTATCTTCCGGAGTCAAATCTCATCGATCGTGGCTCGCTTTATCACAGCCTCAAATCTCTAATCCTAACCAAAGCCATGGTTGTCCGTTGCTGAGCGATTTTGGATGCAATGTGCCGGCGCCGGAAACACATCCGGCGAATAAGTTTTTAGCGGACTGGTTCGCTGTTAGAGGCGGAGATTCCCTCGGAGATGGGTTGAGGTTGTGTTCTCACGGCGGATGTGGACGGCCGGAGACGAGGAAACATGAGTTCCGGAGGTGTTCTGTTTGTGGCGTTGTGAATTACTGCTCACGCGCTTGTCAAGCGCTTGACTGGAAACTACGACATAAAGTGGATTGTGCTCCGATGGAACAAGATGCAGCCTATGACGGAGAAGGCAACGTTCAGATTGACGGTGATCACGTATTGGTGGTGCCTATGAGTTAACGGCTGCTTTAGTTAGACGCGAGATGAGGTTGACGAAGATCTTGTTagtttcggtttttggtttaattaGTGGAAAgattatgataaaatattacCAACGGTTAGATAAGAGCGTTGGagtaatttttgtatttttatcttttgtaaatatgagtaaCAGGGAATGGCTACAATGTTTTTTCTATATGTTTCTcgttagattttaatttttttttcttttttttactcATGAACAACATTCATTTCACCAAAATCTGAATACAAGTATTTGACCACAGGCGTTTATACCACTAATACAATAAGGCAATCTAGTATCGAATTTAGTCACTAACTTAGACTTAATCCTACCGAATTGAAACCTCCATTGTATATTAGACTATTGTGAGAATGAAATCATCACAAGACCCGCAGTGATCCATCTCTTGAAATTCTTACAACATCTACTAAAACAAAGAGTACATGATTAAACCCGATAATACAATTCTTAAACAAGCAAGTGGTACCAAAAGATAGTCATGATGCTTGTGACCAATGCATCTTCACCAAAGGCGCATTCTCGAGATAACCGCATACCCCAGGTGTTCAATGTTCGCTCCTCAGTCATAAACTAGACACAAAGATCTGGACTGAAAAGCAGGATTCAACGACAGCTTGTGACAGTTTTAACAGTTTATTTCTTGAAGTGCAGACCTCGTACCGCATGAGAACACGAACCGACCTCCCTGATGCTGGGATGTAGCAGCTACACCACGTACCGCCGATATGCGAGCACCTCCGGTTGACAATTCCTGTGATTTCAACCatcataaaatttagaaatcttACTGTGAAGAAGTTCCAAAGCCGACAATGAAAGATTTGTATTTCTTTTCCAAATCATCCCACAGATCTTGTAGTTTCAACTTTACTGTAAACACTGAACAGTTGGTCTTCCAAACAATTTTGAATGTAACAATGCTAACAAGAGTCCTTGGATCCATGTTGTCTGTGGATAACACTAATTTGACCTCATTAAGATAACTAGCCAAATTCATAGTAGTCTAAAATAAATGCATCTTTTACTTTCACTAATTGAAGTTCGTACCATTGAAGAATGCACTGAATGTTTTGGAATAAACTATGTCAGAAAAAAATCTAGAGTAATCAGTTTTTGGGATATAGATCATTTCAATCGGCATTATTGGCAAAACGAGTATTGCGGCTCTTGGAAAATCCAGAAACTATTTTTTGCTAAAGTAATCAAAGAAGAtatttgttttaacaaaaatatcttGTAGATCATGTTTGTTTTATTCACCATTGTATGGATAGCGAAGTTTAGTTTATGATCGCTCTTTGGTTAAAAAAAGGTTGGAACTGTAGCGCTGTTTCTGTTTGGAATAATTCATAGATGCCAGCCTTTCTCTTGAGAGCAGCAACATATAATCTCCAAAATTTTATTCTACTCTCACTATAGAGTATAAACTAGTAGATTGACCCACATATAAAGATGTGGATTTCACAACGCATTCAAAATACGTTTGTATATCCAGATGCATTTATTAGACAAAGTTTACCCATTATTAGATTTGCCCTCTCAAActcattaaaatgacattttacTTTTTGAAACACGATGACATTTcacaaatctgaaaaatatacagtaaaattGGGTTACAGTCTTACCGAGTGGCATGCGGTAGGGTAGTAAAAACGTGACATAAACCGCGTGGCGGCTCTAAGAAAGGGAAACGTCTTGTTTCCTCGTTACTAAGTACCAAACAACACGCAGTTTCTGTCTTCTCTTTCACACCACACCACACGCCCGCGAGTCTCCTCATTCTATTAGAAGTTCCCTGACTATCCCAAAAGCAGAGCATTAGCGATCGTCTTCCTCCTCTGGCTTCGTATCTAATCGTAAGTTTCCTTCTCTCTCCAAAGGGCTTATGCCAATCTCAATTTTATCGCCTTATGAGTAAACAAGTAAAGATTTTGATGCAGCCTAACCTAGATCTAGATTGGGAATCGAATTCGatagaaaaccctaatttcaaaatcaGTTCTTGAGCaagtttagttttttctttcaatAGCAGTGATTTGGGGAACGAGATGGGATTCATAATGGAGTTTGCGGAGAATCTGGTGCTGAGGTTGATGGAGGATCCGGAGGTGAGAGACAGGAAAGCGAGGGAGCACATATATGAGATGCACGAGAGGTGCAAGAAGATCAAGGAGATGTGGGCTTTGCCTATTCGTCCTTATGGTTTCTGGACTTTTGAGCGTCACAACGCTCAGCTTCGTTGGGATCCTCAGATCAGTCAGGTTGCTGGTCGTAGGGATCCTTACGATGATCTCCTCAAGGACCACCCTTCTTCTTCAAACTGATCAAACAGTG is a genomic window of Brassica napus cultivar Da-Ae chromosome A2, Da-Ae, whole genome shotgun sequence containing:
- the LOC106391997 gene encoding F-box protein At1g67340-like, translated to MLPSRKTKRDFYSAGAGDCIFAPVRKRRRCVSSSPISSAPETKAGSDLLDSIPEDLVVSILRRLASTSRSPADFINVLMTCKRLNSLATCPLVLSRLSRKAFAVKAQNWSEAAHRFLKRCVDAGNLEACYTLGMIRFYCLQNRRNGASLMAKAAIRSHAPSLYSLAVIQFNGSGGSKNDKDLRAGVALCARAAFLGHVDALRELGHCLQDGYGVPQNVSEGRRFLVQANARELAAVLSSGVKSHRSWLALSQPQISNPNQSHGCPLLSDFGCNVPAPETHPANKFLADWFAVRGGDSLGDGLRLCSHGGCGRPETRKHEFRRCSVCGVVNYCSRACQALDWKLRHKVDCAPMEQDAAYDGEGNVQIDGDHVLVVPMS